The Trichosurus vulpecula isolate mTriVul1 chromosome 4, mTriVul1.pri, whole genome shotgun sequence genome contains a region encoding:
- the LOC118848713 gene encoding protein dpy-30 homolog produces MEPEQLLEGQKPVSENPHSEYGLTENVERIVENEKINAEKSSKQKVDLQSLPIRAYLDQTVVPILSQGLAVLAKERPPNPIEFLASYLLKNKSQFEDRN; encoded by the coding sequence ATGGAGCCAGAACAGCTGCTGGAGGGACAGAAGCCAGTTTCAGAAAATCCTCACTCCGAGTATGGCCTCACTGAAAACGTCGAGCGAATAGTGGAAAATGAGAAGATTAATGCAGAAAAGTCATCAAAACAGAAGGTGGACCTTCAATCATTGCCAATTCGTGCCTACTTGGATCAGACTGTTGTACCTATTTTATCACAGGGACTTGCTGTGCTTGCAAAAGAAAGACCTCCAAATCCCATTGAATTTCTAGCATcgtatcttttaaaaaacaagtcaCAATTTGAGGATCGAAACTAA